One region of Brachyhypopomus gauderio isolate BG-103 chromosome 9, BGAUD_0.2, whole genome shotgun sequence genomic DNA includes:
- the LOC143523341 gene encoding acyl-coenzyme A thioesterase 1-like, which produces MAMLCRQINKLLPRYVLTRTYSDYGVRLRILPTTCFFDEPVQVKLTGLAPQQQVELRSKHKDDNNVVFKATAIYQADKKGEVDLSRHSSLGGTYTGVEPMGLFWSMRPDIPHKNLTARDASKAILVEIEASSGDEIHANETHQRRFLAEGVRRILVRESRLFGTLFVPPGEGPFPGIVVMGTLGRHPPEPEAALLANRKFVVLSLSLFGYQDASKKIERLDLEYFEEAIAFLQMQPEVKQTGVGIMSFSKSGDVALSMAAFLDHVKATVCINGCIANIMFPLHYKDIVIPALTANNEKIVITKSGIIDIRDAVKDPMAKENLATVIPIERASCKFLFLVSEDDRNWDSAYYAELACSRLKAHGKTDYEVVSYPKSGHFLQVPYMPHYPSGFHAAVKQVTAFGGEAKPHADAQVDAWGRILNFFEKTLK; this is translated from the exons ATGGCGATGTTATGCAGACAGATTAATAAACTTTTACCGAGATATGTCCTAACGAGGACGTATTCCGATTATGGAGTTCGGCTGCGAATTCTACCTACTACTTGTTTTTTTGACGAACCAGTTCAAGTTAAATTGACCGGCTTGGCTCCACAACAACAGGTCGAACTACGGTCTAAACATAAGGATGATAATAATGTTGTTTTCAAGGCCACGGCCATATATCAAGCGGACAAGAAAGGAGAAGTTGACCTGTCCCGACATTCTTCCCTAGGTGGCACCTACACAGGTGTCGAACCGATGGGTTTGTTTTGGTCGATGCGGCCAGACATTCCCCACAAAAACCTGACGGCTCGTGACGCCTCAAAAGCCATTTTAGTTGAAATAGAGGCTTCCAGTGGTGATGAAATCCATGCCAATGAGACACACCAAAGGCGTTTTTTAGCTGAGGGTGTGCGGAGAATTCTTGTGCGAGAAAGCAGGTTATTTGGGACCCTTTTCGTGCCTCCCG GAGAAGGCCCATTCCCTGGAATTGTAGTTATGGGTACTTTGGGAAGACATCCACCCGAACCAGAAGCGGCTCTGCTGGCAAACAGGAAATTTGTGGTGTTGTCCCTGTCTCTTTTTGGCTACCAGGATGCAAGTAAAAAGATTGAAAGGCTTGACCTGGAGTACTTTGAAGAAGCCATTGCGTTCCTGCAGATGCAACCTGAG GTGAAACAAACCGGAGTTGGCATAATGTCGTTCTCAAAGAGTGGGGATGTAGCACTGTCAATGGCAGCGTTCCTGGATCATGTGAAAGCCACTGTCTGTATCAATGGTTGCATTGCCAATATCATGTTTCCACTCCACTACAAAGACATAGTCATCCCAGCCCTTACAGCCAATAATGAAAAGATAGTCATAACTAAATCAGGAATTATAGACATTCGAGATGCTGTAAAAGATCCCATGGCAAAGGAGAACCTTGCCACCGTCATCCCTATTGAGCGTGCAAGCTGCAAGTTCCTGTTCTTAGTGTCAGAAGACGACAGGAACTGGGACAGTGCCTACTATGCAGAATTGGCATGCAGCAGACTCAAAGCACATGGAAAGACAGACTATGAGGTGGTGAGCTATCCAAAGTCAGGGCACTTTCTGCAAGTGCCATACATGCCCCATTACCCCTCGGGGTTTCATGCAGCCGTTAAGCAAGTGACTGCTTTCGGAGGTGAAGCAAAACCTCATGCAGATGCACAGGTGGATGCATGGGGTAGAATCCTGAATTTTTTTGAGAAAACACTGAAGTAA